The following DNA comes from Salvia splendens isolate huo1 chromosome 17, SspV2, whole genome shotgun sequence.
ttactttataaagtcaaacaatttcttaaaactcatgtcaatcAAATACTATGAAACATttaatcatggacggagggagtattaatttgacCCAATATGTAATATAGTTGAGATACTAAAATCCTGAGCCACTCAAGAGTGGACATCTTAAGTGGGGGGCAAAGAGAGtagattataattaaaatataaaattaaattatttacttaTAAGAATGTATACTTAAATACAATGCATATACAATGCATAATGTCATAAATTAGCAATAAATGAACTTAAATGGTTTGAACTTTCTTAATATAAACATGAAATATTAGTAGATTATTTAAATTGGAATTAGGATGGTATGACATTATTAGGAAAAATATTCTTTAAATCCATTCGATACACAAAATTGGAATTAAAATTCTATAGAATTGAATCatagtaatttaattttaagtctttcgtttgataaaaatgatagAATTGAtgtgaaattgaatttgaagaaattaCCGTGTGTGTGCAAATGTGTGTGTATGTGGTGTGTGAGTGAAGTGTGCATGTTTGTATATGTAGTGTGTAAAGGTGCTCAACTTTATACTAactatttaaaatttcaattaataatttttgatatggaattcaaGGTAAAATTGAAAAGAATTCAATTCTAaatctaaacttttaatgaTACCAAAtactaaatttgaaattaaaaactttaattTCAATTCCACAAACCCAATTCCATAATACTGAACTAAGCCTAAGTAAACAGATTTTTCTCTCGCATTCAATGATTAGTTTTTCAATCTAGGAATTGAATTGGTGAATTATTATTCAAGATGTAGTTAGTGTGGACAAATAGTTTTGAAGatttatatataaaacaaataaaattaatattatttcacaAAAGTAGATAATTTTGAGGatttaaatactcctatatactttattattcatttgaTTATTCAATACATATATGAATTAACTATATataaataagaatataattaattatgtaatcCTAGTGCAAAAACTCATACACAATATTAACTGTTCCAAAGGATCATTACATATCATATACATAAATCCACATAATACGGAAATCGACAACTTCCATTTAGGATACGAAACCACACAAGCATAGAACAGCCATAGTCATAACATATGACTATTCTCTTTCATTAACACATAAATACCTATAGCAAGTTAAGACATATAGGAAGATCATGTAACCTTTTGGTGAGTCTTGAAGCTTAGACGCGCTAGCAGTCAACACGAGCCTTTCAAGCACCACGAGAAACAAACGAATAAATCCCACTTATGTTGTAACCTATCAACTTCCACAAGCTAAGCACTCATCGCGGTTGGCTAAAGAGCATACCATTTGGGCCATCTTAGAATTCTCGTCATCAGCAACCGCCTTAGCCTTATCATCCTGCAGAATGTTTGCATTTTGCTTTGAGCATGTGTAAAGGGGTTTAATGGAATCATTCGTTTTGTAAAGAGAGAAACTACCTTTATCATGGTAGTGTCAACTGTGAATTTGATGGCATCGGCTGCTGCACGTGACCTTAGGTAGTACATGCCCGTCTTCAAACCCTTTGTGTCCAAGGATAATAAAATCAGTACAAGTATAGATAGCATATGCCTTTTGATTTTTCTGAATTTGCTACATATGTAGTTTAATTTCTGTTTAGCTTACCCTAGTCCAGGCATGGAAGTGAAGAGAAGTAAGCTTTCCAAAACTGGGTTGGTCCATATGGATGTTTAGGCTCTGACTCTGGTCTATGAAGCATCCACGGTCGACAGCCATATCAACCAATATTCGTTGTTTGATCTCCCAAACAGTTCTGAGAATAAGCGAAATGAATTAGCATGAGACAAATTGAAAAGAAGGGACAGTTTAGAGCTCTGATTTCCATGGAATGCATACTTGTAAATAACTTTAAGATCTTCAGGAACCTCAGGGATCTTTTGAACAGAGCCATCCTCATAAATTATCCGGTTCTTGACATTAGGAGACCAAAGCCCCATCTCGGTCAAATCATGGAGAAGATGCTTGTTCACAACAACAAACTCACCACTGAAAAAGCCACAAAGCATCAGTATCGTGGCAAACAAAATGTTGATGAGGGAAGCtggattaaatatgttgatGAGCCAAACCTTAGAACTCTACGGCTGTAAATGTTGGAAGTGTATGGTTCAAAGCACTCATTGTTCCCAAGAATCTGGCTTGTTGATGCAGTTGGCATGGGTGCTATGAGGAGTGAGTTCCGGATCCCATGTTCTGTGATCTTAGAACGAAGAGCATCCCAATCCCATCTATCTGACGGATTCACTCCCCACATATCTGGCTGGATGATTCCCTGAAAGATACAGCCAGGTTTAAATGATGATGCCCACATAATACCAGTACAAACATATATTTTCTTATATGGCAATTCTGTAATCAGACAAGTTACGGGAAGACCAACAAATGGGGAAGTTTTCGTCAGTGTTCCAAACCACCATGTAATACCAGGTAATTGAGACTTCATAAAAAGTTTACCAATAGTGTGATGAACAAGTTAAGAATTTTGGATATATACCTTGCTAACAGGGCTGCCATTGTATGTCTCATACGGTCCTTCTTTCTGAGCAAGTTCACAAGATGCCTTTAATGCATGATGGTATATGGTCTCAAATATATCCTTGTTTAACTGTTGAGCCTGCACTTGGAAATAGAAACAACGAACTTAGCAAAATTACAGACGAAACATGTCAGAAAATATCAGCTTTATACCTCTGGAGATTCAAATGCCATGCCAAGCAAGATGAAGGTATCAGCAAGACCTTGTACACCAATTCCTATTGGCCTGTGACGCATGTTAGACCTTTTTGCAGTTTCAACTGGATAATAATTCGTATCAATTATCTTGTTGAGGTTTGTAGTTACAAGCTCAGTAACCTGCACAAACAAATCAACAGGTAAAGatgcaaaaaaaatcacaattatgtATACAACAGACAACTTAAACTGATTAGGTAACCAGCAAATAAAATTAACACACCTCGGCCAGTTTGTCAAAGTCAAAATATCGGTTTTTAGACCCTAGGCTGCCAACAAGCTTTGTTGGTTGGGACTCCAGAGGCACACCCTTAAGAAATTAGAGAAACAAATTAAGAATATATTCAAGTAAACTAATATAGATAAGAAGGATTCATTCATATAATAAAATAGTAACCTTCTCTCGAACATAACGTGGTAGAGCAATTGATGCAAGATTGCAAACAGCAGTTTCTGTGGGACTTGTATACTCAATTATCTCAGTACACAAGTTAGATGATTTTATGGTACCCAGATTCTGCTGGTTGCTTTTTCTGTTGCAAGTGTCCTGCACATAAGAGGTGAAGATTCAGATGGAACTGATGTTCAGAAAAAGCATAAGTAAATTATGTATTGCGAGACTTGTCAATTCCATTACCTTATAAAGCATATAAGGAGTTCCAGTTTCAATCTGGGATTTCAAGATTTCAAACCACAAACTCTGTGCCTGGACAACTTTCTTAGCCTTTCCCTGAGTTCAAAACAATCTAAACATCAGAAATCATAATCCActcaaagaaaaaatattaatgtCATCACACTATACGAGTCTACTTTACCTCTGTTTCGTATTTAGTGTACAAAGCTTCAAATTCCTCACCCCAACAATCAGCTAATCCAGGTGACTCATTTGGACAGAACAATGACCAATGACTATCAGATTGAACTCTTTGCATAAAGAGATCAGGTACCCAAAGACCATAAAACAAATCTCTTGCCCGATGCTCCTCCTGAAAATAATTGGTGGATGGAAGAGTTCATATAATATTAGGGCAGTTATTGCATCAGCAAAAACACCTCCAATCTTAACTTTACCCATAAAATAATCAAGGGGAAACAATGCATTTCCACAACATCCCCCAAAATAATACCTTTCCATGATTTTTCCTCAAATCAAGAAACTCAAAGATGTCAGCATGCCATGGCTCCAAATATACAGCAAAAGCACCTATCCTCGTCACAGAAAGACAACTATCAAAAGTGCAATACAAATGCAAGCTATACAATAGCACAGAAGACGAAATGTGCAAACCTTTCCTCTTGCCACCCCCCTGATCCACATATCTAGCAGTGTCATTGAAAACTCGAAGCATTGGGACAATGCCATTGGATGTTCCATTTGTTCCACGTATATAACTTCCTGTAGCCCGGATATTGTGGACAGACACACCAATTCCTCCAGCTGATTTGCTAATGACAGCACATTCCTTGAGGGTATCATATATGCCTTCAATACTATCATCCTTCATGCATATCAAGAAACAGCTGCTCAACTGTAATCAAtgcacaaaattaaatatttcttaaagaaaaaaacttaaatttccaattaaaactaaaatctTTTCATGAAAATAGTTAGCATTCATAGTACTGGAAATTGATATATCACTTGGTAGTTATATCGGTTATCATACTTGAGGTCTTGGTGTCCCAGCATTAAAAAGGGTGGGTGAGGCATGAGTGAACCATCGCTGGGACAAAAGATGATATGTTTTGATGGCAGAATCTATATCATCTTTATGGATGCCAACAGCAACCCTCATTAACATGTGTTGTGGTCTTTCGACAACCTTGCCTTCGACCTTTAATAGGTAAGACCTTTCAAGTGTCTTAAAACCAAAGTAATCATAGTCAAAGTCTCTGTCATATATGATCTCACTGTCAAGACGTACAGAGTTCTGCCAAAAGGAAAATAATACAGCATTAATACATTGAATAATTTGCAATATATGTTAATATCATGGGATTGAAAATCAGCAAATATATTAACAAGCTTGTATATATACCCACCCCCTCCAAACATTATGACCCATGTCATTTACACATGCATCCATACAAACTAAATAATATCAATGAAAGTAATGACAAGATAGAAAGACACACTTAGCAAAATTGCATAGGGAAGTAATATTCTCCACAGATCAATTGAATTAAGTTACAATTTGCTACATTCTTAACCATCTCCGGTTCATACCAATGCTGGTATACATAATAAAATCACTTAAGAACAAATACCTTCATTATAATCTCATACACATCATCAGCAATCAAAGGGGACGCTAGTCCAGACCTCTCACTCACATGATTGTACATGTCTTTGACCCTGCAGCAATTATGCAGTGTGTTAACACCCCAATATTTATGTTAATAATTTATCTGTAAGACTGAAGTCCACTTACGTCTCAGAAAATGATTTCTTGGTATTCTTGTGAAGATTTGAAACAGCGATTCTTGCTGCCAACTGCATATTGCAAATAATTAACATCAGTTTCAAGATTCCAAAAAGCACTTAACCAGATATACAATAGAAATAGGgtgggatcctctgctgtgggGGGAAATACAGAAGACTGCGCTGCTAAACAACACAGTTTTGCTTATATTGCGACAGTTTTCTTTTGCATACACATCACACACAGAGATATAAGAGAGTTCTACAGCAGCTATGAGCACGAAATTGCTTCAGAATGGTGACAATAGGTACTCATGATAGGTATGTAGGGCAACAGTATTCTCTCAAAATGTCAATTTCCATAACAGGCATGCACTCATTTAGCACATGTGGAATTTACAAACAAGAATTGGTATAAATAAGACAACATTTTCAAACAAAAATCAGATAAACGAGTAGTGTTTAACATTACCTACTTAATCAGCTATACATTCAAACAATTAGAAGTTCcagaaattacaaataaaaaattgatcCAAAAAATCAGCATATCATCAGTAAATTAAGATAATCAAGCCATATTTCACAACAAATCGGAGAGATCcaccaacaaaacacaaaatcaCGACGACAAAAATAACAATACAAAAAGGATAAATCAAATCAGCAATAAAACTCACACAAGCATAATCAGGGTGATTGGCGGTCAAAGCAGCAGCCGTCTCCGCCGCCAATTCATCAAGCTGGCTGGTGGTGACGCCTTTGTACACCCCGGCACAGACTTTCTGCGACACCAAAACTGGGTCACAGTGCTCGCTACTGAGCCCATAACTCAGCTTTTTTAGCCGCGCGGTGATCTTGTCGAAGTGCACAGCCTCTTGCCTCCCGTCTCTCTTCACGACATACATATTTTTGCAAACGAATTTCGAGATTCCACTCGCTTGGGACTTTTGACAAACAGGTGGTGGGTTATCCACTGACAGTCTGCAAATGGTCTCTCAGCTTGTATATATAGCCACAAACGCGGAATACAAACAAAAGAGAGGGGCTTTTAATAGCTCTAGGGTTTTGAGAATTTTCCCTCTAAAATTTGGGAAGATTTGAACATTTCCCGCCCAATTGAAGAGAGTAGATAGTGGAGCGGCATGTGATCCACACCTACACTAAAACTACACGTATTTAATTATCAGTAGTTGGGTTTTAGTAAGCTTTTATTTTGaaacttattttatttaactgTTATACTCCATGTATCTAAATGGAGTAACGTTGAGTTATGAAGTTATTTTCTAAGGatagtattactccctccattcccgAAAAATTTGtcaattatttcctttttcgctCGTCGTTAAAAATTTggcacctttcacttttaccatttttattaGTGGtccttacattccactaactcatcaTCACCCACAtgttattttaaaactaatatataaaagtaggactcacatgctCCTagctttttcaactcactttctattacctttcttaaaactcgtgtcagaTCATTTGGTGCCAAATTTTAAGGGGgcgagggagtaatatttttttgtacAATATAGAATCGAATTAAAAAATTTGATCGGTTGAATCTATTTgaaaattcaataccaaattaagGTACAAAAGCAAAATGAGAGTGAAGATTATATGCAatgaatgatgatgatgattaagGTAAATACACGTGTCAAATATAGAATCGAACTAATTAAATTGATCGGTAGAATCTATTTgaaaattcaataccaaatAAAATGATTGGAATATTATAGTTcgatttatgataaaaaaaattattatattcactCACGAGTTTGTAACATAGGCGTACACAAAAGTATATACAACTAGAGCTTCActatatatttttctatttaatatatactccataggccgagtctcattattcacaaattcaGTCTTAAACACCGaattagagaccaaattaggaccattagatctagtttttaatggatgagatgagatgatgtAGTGAAAATTATCGCATTCATTAGGTAGCCAAATTACTTTAACCGAGGGtcatttttgtcaaattatatttatagtttattacttcatccaggagatttattactccattccaatagttaattacttcattccagtagattATTACTTCGttccactttgaatttgaatttgaatttgtttaacctttttacaaaatttaaagtgAATAGACTCTGTGAAGTGTTTTCAAaatgaagtatttattttttattatgatgtatgtcaatgttgatgaagttataacctcatTTAATAAAGTAATGGACCGAAGTAATAACCCAATTGAAGTTCAATAAAGTAAAAAACATATTGTGATGAAGTGGTATACTTGTTGAATGAAGTAAATGCACATATAAATGAAGTAGTGATCACTCTTCCTCATATGCTCAAGAATCCCTTAAAGTAATAACCTAGTCGAATAAAGTGATAAAACTATTTGGATGAAGTATTATAGAAATCTAAATAACGAtgatttttatactttttcGTCTCCAAATTCGTAGCCAATAACAGTACaagttgaataaaataaaagtaggaATGTTGTGCGTAGTTGCTTACAAATTCAAATTATCAATAGAGAATCCCACAACTTCAACTTCAACttcaatatcaatatcaatatcaatatcaatattcTATTATTACTCGAATAAAATTGATCCaataaaatacagaaaaaattGGTTCGAGAGTCGGCACCCCCTGGCACTTAATTCTCACAGCCTTAGCCCTTTTCCAATGGCTATGTATATCTTGCAGtgtgttagagcatccgcagcggtggcgaaagtcgccaccgccgtccgcgccgttggcaaggcgaaggaccgtcgccgctgcagccgcgccgctggcacggcgctgctcgatgtatcgagcacgtccgtgccagcggacgcacacgtgtcgccctcccattcgtcaacggcatagccgttgagttttaaaattttttatttttttaaaaaaatcggttttttaattaaaaaaccgataaaaaaaaaattcacttccccaaaaaaatatatccgtttataaccgttttttacaccttttaatttttttttcatttttttaccccaaaaatacacactttcatctataaatacctccaatttcactcccaaaaattcacactttcactacacaattctcatcatcaatctctcatatccattttcatcttcctctcacaccctacaacaccactatgtccggtcacgacgacaacccaagcggctcccacggttggaaccccgaatggttcggttcgcaaccgtttcctagtccggatacggaatattcggcccctcctcaaacccaagattcgggcgttccgggtggctaccggccatacccggtcgacgaccaaggtggctccgatgggcgatacgggtggactccggagcctaggcctcccgtcccttcccaaacgcagactcctccatctcgcgccggtgtccgcacaccgtactcaccggcggagatggatagattgttcaagtcgtacttggaaatctccgaagatgcggtggttggcacgaaccaatccggcgatcacttttggtggcgcgtctctcggcggtacaatgcaaaccggccgccgggaacgatcgagcgcaacgagagtatggtgcgcaactgcatcggccgagccaacgacgaaattggcaagttcaacggctatttcctccaggagtcgcggaatgccgggagcgggcgaagcgaggtcgacatcatcactgccgcgctgaacacctaccaatccatgaacggtaagtcgttcaagtaccttaatgtttggcaggaaacgaggacgcacccgaagtatctgggaggcgtaacatcctcctctagcggctcctccaaacgctcacggtcggcattcctatccgacgccggtgaagaagtggctagccaactagccgaagctaacttgggtagccccgacgccggaccaagcggttcccgacgccgaccgcaaggaagaaagaaggcggcggccgaacgccgtcgcgccgcgactccatctgcccccgctcccgaacccgcaccctatgttccacctccacccccgaacaactcgttgtggacccttttggcccaactcaatatggccgataggtcaactctgacccccacgcaacttcaaacgcacgagtccatgatattgggtctccaaaaacaattggggttggtgccgccggatgcgtagtcttcctcgggtaatattagccaataattatgtaatttttaatttttaggagtttaattatgtaatttttaatttttagtattttaattatgtaatttttaatttttaggattttaattatgtctttttattttatttgtaatttgtaatttttattgtggtttttttaatgaattttagtattatgaaaatgtttttgtgtaattgaattttatattaattgtgctcgtccttgcggaagagcatagttgtgggtgttgtgctcttgccagagagcaggcatgaatagtaccgcccgggcccacaaccgtgccgctggcaagagcacgattgtgggtgctcttatgTGTAACACCTGGTCCAAATCAATCAATTCATCTAGGAAAGCGAACATAGCTTAATCATTCAGTTATAATTGAGTTCAGATGCTGCAAGATATTTCAATCAATGGAAAAAGCCCTAAATAATATATAACTGGAGAAATCCTAGCAATTAGAATACAAATGCTTAATCATAACAAGCAAATACAACAGAATTTCAAAACTTACCCAAATTGATTTGGCGGGAGCAATTGCTGTGGCGATACTTCTCAACGAGCTCAGCAACCTCCTCATCGGGAATCCGAATCTCCAAGTCTGGCGCTTCTCCAAAGCCAGGTCGAGGCCACTGGCTCATCGCCGGCGTCGGAGGACAACAGCACCAGCCAACACAGGTAGTGGAGGTGTCCGTTCAGACAGGCGAAGAACTCCACGGCGCCGTTGAAGCAGACCGGTGGAGCTGCAAGGCATGCGACATGGGCGACGAGGCTGTGCGGAAGGAACGCCGATGAGGCATAGCGGAAGGAGCGTCGGCGCACGCCACAGCAAGGGCGGCCAGGCTGGCAGTGGCAGGCTGGCGGCGAAGTAGCGAGGCGGAGGGAGCGATGGTCATAGAAGCACCGataagggagagagagagaagaggaaaTGGTGGTGCCTCCTCTGTAGGTTTAGAGAAAGACATTCCTAAACTACCCTTTAccaatttaattgaataaaaatatcaGAAATTATTAATAGAGTAACGCTAtgtggccataatgtggccagcCACACGAtgacatttttgtaaataattattaaagtcaatgcaataaattaatagtaatagttagtgctaagataattttacttaattaccCTTTTCTCAACTTTTtacttcaaatttaaatttacaacATTCTCTCTCCATAATAATTTATGCACAATTTATTTTGACTTACCTTTTAATTTGTCTATTTCTAATCATTATTATTTAGCATTCTCTCTCCATAATTATTTAGCATTCTCTCTACATTTAGCATCACAATTTACGAGCCCTATCAATAATTTATGTATTAAACACTAAGGTGTATTAtaatctaataataatatattatagtGTACTATGATATACGATTATTAGATTGTGAAATATTATGACAACATAGTATTGAAACTTAATATTAAGTTATAactaaattatgaatttatgatagCTTTTTcatcatacttaatttataaaaataaaaataataatagtaatgataaaaatatttcttaGGATTACAGTATATGTCgagtaatattattttaaataaacatCTGAATAAAAAGCAAAAGGATATAAAGTACTCTAATAAAACGTAAATATcttctaaaaataataaaaacattgtTGGATGGATGAATATAAAGTACTTACTTTATAAACTAAGGTAGGGGGTAGAGTTGTCTTAAGAGTTTTGATACTTTTAAGGTGAATTAATTATTAAGTGAACTCATTTAATTTTTAGCTAAAAGACAAATTATGGATGTCCAtaatatggccatttagcaccgCTCTTATTAATAACTATAAGATGTGATTAATGGATAaatgagatttggtctctagttcggtctttaagaagggttcgacattgatcacataaacatgcactagtttcaacctttaggcgactgtccccacaagcttaagttctctaTGATCgtctacattctccaaatcctccttcttccttcgtcaacccaaacggttcgtcagtttgtcaagaaacctatggatttcctagcggttaggttcgctcgatcactcgttcctcaccagggacgttaggatcgattcactcttaagtcaatgacacaccactgatgcgttgggttatgagagtttctcctttttaTCATCTCCCCTCTTTTCTGGGTCAGGCAAATATTTCCTCggtcaggtaatttttacttcctgcccttagataaTTTAGCttatttttcctctttttattttccccctggacttcgtccagcttataccacaagttttttccctggacttcgtccagcttatacctccttttctcccttttttccctggacttcgtccagcttatacctcattttctctttttttccctttatactctactccctaagcatcaagtggctgcccaaattttttttttacaagttagctcaaagtgtttaggcttataactctctTTATAGTAAGGTTGCACAGCTAGGTCATCTAAGGtatcctctatcgtcctcacttcatccaaaccgcttttagtttattaaggaagagggcatcaaagttgacgtgtatcctatcttcaatcgctcttactaagggaatgtttctgccttattgtatccactagctcatgcaacacgtaacacacagacaaaactaaaaaaaactataagacTCACAGTCACAAactgcacctattccctccccctcccacttcactcaagcttgtccccaagctatcctagtgaaggggggaaatagggaagtacaAACATATAAAACAGAACACCGAACAAACAAACAACGTGCCAAAACAacaacttctcacacttagaccgtacaccgggctaagtgggagaaagcacaacaaccaaaaccaaacatgcaaaacagctcaaccccttctcacacttagaccagaaattgggctaagtgtggaaagtagcaacacatatgtacagaacaagcatgctggcacagaacattaaaacaaacaaaaagcagaaacagaaagcaataaaagacgaaaagtaaaagttacttgggttggggaaattaattcggggtctggccccctcgggagccagacttgggcggcacggcctgttgggtcactttagctttctttcgTGCCGGCGATTCCGGCTTCTCCTTCCTTTCGTCAGTCTGGCcgggtacggtcttcttcaaggtcatGGGTCTAGTAGAGGACGGGGTGATTAGAGGCTTGGTGACTTGTGGCTGCTTCCGGATAGATAGATCTCCCGAACATGGCACCCTGTGTCcgccactaggtccaggaagtaATATTGGTGTGTCCGGGAACttctcgcgcaaccacttcatcaTTCTCATTATCAACGCGATCCGTCATCTTCTCAGTACATCGGGACGACATTACCACCAGATCAGAAACgtgccccttgagggccaccatttcctccaTGACCGTCTGAACCTCCGTTCTCAATTCTTCCATTTGCGTTCGTACTCCGGCAACTTCCTTCCTTACGCTCTCAGCTTCACCACTGTCCTTCCCTCTACCCCGCAGGGCCACAATCCCTTCCATCACCTTTTGAATCTCGGatctcatccaactgacttcctTTCTCATTGCGTCCACCTCCACAACTGGCTTCTTGGCATCACCTGCATCAGCAACGTCCTTCACACCCGCCACCTCTTGTTCCTGTTTGACCTGGGCCTCCGACTTACCTACTTCGTAAAAACAGACATCCCTCTTGTGCATGATTAACAgtcccttgttgaagaagtactccatattgaaaacctcggggggtagacacatcttcacttcccggcaagccttgtggatcttcataatcacattgcgct
Coding sequences within:
- the LOC121775503 gene encoding ribonucleoside-diphosphate reductase large subunit-like, which translates into the protein MYVVKRDGRQEAVHFDKITARLKKLSYGLSSEHCDPVLVSQKVCAGVYKGVTTSQLDELAAETAAALTANHPDYACLAARIAVSNLHKNTKKSFSETVKDMYNHVSERSGLASPLIADDVYEIIMKNSVRLDSEIIYDRDFDYDYFGFKTLERSYLLKVEGKVVERPQHMLMRVAVGIHKDDIDSAIKTYHLLSQRWFTHASPTLFNAGTPRPQLSSCFLICMKDDSIEGIYDTLKECAVISKSAGGIGVSVHNIRATGSYIRGTNGTSNGIVPMLRVFNDTARYVDQGGGKRKGAFAVYLEPWHADIFEFLDLRKNHGKEEHRARDLFYGLWVPDLFMQRVQSDSHWSLFCPNESPGLADCWGEEFEALYTKYETEGKAKKVVQAQSLWFEILKSQIETGTPYMLYKDTCNRKSNQQNLGTIKSSNLCTEIIEYTSPTETAVCNLASIALPRYVREKGVPLESQPTKLVGSLGSKNRYFDFDKLAEVTELVTTNLNKIIDTNYYPVETAKRSNMRHRPIGIGVQGLADTFILLGMAFESPEAQQLNKDIFETIYHHALKASCELAQKEGPYETYNGSPVSKGIIQPDMWGVNPSDRWDWDALRSKITEHGIRNSLLIAPMPTASTSQILGNNECFEPYTSNIYSRRVLSGEFVVVNKHLLHDLTEMGLWSPNVKNRIIYEDGSVQKIPEVPEDLKVIYKTVWEIKQRILVDMAVDRGCFIDQSQSLNIHMDQPSFGKLTSLHFHAWTRGLKTGMYYLRSRAAADAIKFTVDTTMIKDDKAKAVADDENSKMAQMVCSLANRDECLACGS